GAAAGTCTAAGTCATGACTCTGGCTGGCTGAGGTTCAGATCTCAGATCTGCCAAGGCTGGGAAAgtcacccctctgagcctcagtttccccatctgtactgTGGAAGGCACAAAGTTGCCTACCCCATGGAGATGCTGTAACAATACAGAAGCAAAAGTACCTGATTtggtccgggcatggtggtccatgcctataatcccagcgacttgcgaggctgaggcacaagaatcacttgagtccgggaggcggaggttgcagtgagctgagatcttgccactgtactccagcctgggagacagagtgagactccgtcttttttaaaaaaaaaaaagaaagaaatacctgattTGTATTCAGGAGGTCCAAAATTCATGCACAAGGGGATCACCTCACACAGGACTGGGCATAcagtcagtgctcaataaatggcagtgTGTGACAGAAGTGTCACCATTGTTCCTACagccacttgaacctgggcgcaGGACATTTTATGGTAATTTGGACATAAAAGGCTCATGTGTGGCCCAAAACTGAAATAGAATAGGACTCTCGTaagttaaaaaaggaataaatggtGAGAGTTTTTTCCAGGAGGACAAGACACCCCTGGCTCTTTTCATTTTGAGGAGAGTGGCCCCAGCCATGCAGGAAAGGggacctttttttatttttgctcctgttgctcttgttgccctggctgagtgcagtgatgcgatcttggctcattgcaacttccacctcccagcttcaagcgattctcctgccttagcctcccaagtagctgggattacaggtgtgcaccaccacacctggctaattttgaatgttttgtagagatggggtcttgctatgttgcccaggctggtcttgaattcctgggctcaagtgatcagcccaccccagcctcccaaagtgctgagattacaggcatgagccaccatacccggccccattctgttttaaaacataaattagattccatcccatcccatctcTGCTCCAAAACCTCCCATGGCTCCCTGTggatcttatttattattatatttttttttgagatggagtctcgctcttgttgcccaggctggagtgcagtggcacgatcttggctcaccgcaatctccacctcccgagttcaagcaattttcctgtcttagcctcccaagtagctgggattacagacatgtgccatcaggcccagctaattttgtatttttagtagagacagggtttcaccgtgttggccaggctggcctcgaactcctgacctcagatggtccacccgccttggcctcccaaagtgctatgattgcaggcgtgtgccaccatgcctggcataccAAGAGTCTTAAAGTCATCCGGTACCAGCATCCTATTTTGTGATCCATGCTGAGGGGAATTTGTGTGTCAGAGAGGGCAAGTGACTTGGCCAGGGTCACATGGTGCGTCCCTAGGGGTGCCGGGTCTCCTCTGGTATCGGGATCGGGGAAGCCACCTGTTTCCCGCTCACTCGTGCTCTACTAGCCTTCTCCTTAGCACCCCCACCAGATCTGGAAGGACTTTTCAGCCTCATGTAAGTCCCCTGTGGGGAAATTCTTATTCACCTTCAAAGAGAAGGGTCACTTCTGGGAAAAAGCTCCAAACGGCACAGAAGTAATCTAGGGAGCCTTAAAGCCTCCTCCCTTCCTACCTCGCCCCGAGCAATTCCTCATTTATGTGTGTCTTGGGAGCATGGGGGCTGGTGGAGATGCACATGCTGCTAGGCAGCTCCAGCTGACGGCAGTGATGGGGGATGTTCAGGACACTGAGggtggccgggcccagtggctcaggcctgtaatctcagcactttgggaggccgaggcgggcagatcacctgaggtcaggagtttgagaccagcctgcccaacatggtgaaaccgcgtctctactaaaaatacaaaaattagctggccacctgtaatcccagctacttgagaggccgaggcaggagaatcgcttgaacctgggaggtagaggttgcagtgagccgagatctcaccattgcacttagaggggtggggctgggaacATGCTCAGGGCAGAGGGAACCGCTTATGGGATGCCTCACAGGCAGCAGTGAACTTGGGAGACATCAGTGGGGCCTCACCTGCCCGGTGAGCATCTGGGGTCTCTCTCAGGGTGATAAGAGGGGCAGACCCCCACAGGCTGCTCTGACTGCTCCCTCCTCCCGGGTATGCAGCCAGCAGAAAACTGAGCTTCCGGTCACAGAGAACGTGCAGACGATTCCCCCGCCATATGTGGTCCGCACCATCCTTGTCTACAGCCGTCCACCTTGCCAGCCCCAGTTCTCCTTGACGGAGCCCATGAAGGTGGGTGaggcctgggagagggaggggtgCCTGCAGCCATGAGGATGGTGGTTAGACACCAGGAGGGACTTCCAACCACAGAGGCTGGGGTGCCTAGAGGTAAGTTCCCAGAGTCTGAGGCAGAAATGGGGGAGCTATAGTCATGGGGCACGGGGTGACCCAAGCCCCAGAGGCTGGTGTTCTTTACTTCCCCTGCAGAAAATGTTCCAGTGCCCATATTTCTTCTTTGACGTTGTTTACATCCACAATGGcactgaggagaaggaggaggagatgagTTGGAAGGTGAGAGGCTGCAGCAGGTGTGAGTAGCAGGCGGGTGTGGACAGGATGTCTTGGAACACACCTGCACTGGGTCTGGGGGTCTCTACCTCCATTTGATACCCCTGGAACCCTGGTTGGGGTAGGTCATGGCATTGGTCATTGAACAGCCGTTTCCCAGTTGTCTGCTGTGACTGATGGGGTGGCAGCCATTGGGACGATGGTCCAGGCAACATGTTGAGTCCTGCCTCCCCCATCTCCAACGTTCCCTgcgttcctttctttcttgcttgcttgcttgcttttctttcttcttctttttttttttttttttgagacagagtctccctctgtctcccaggctggagtgtagtggcatgatctcggctcactgcaacctctgcctcccgggttcaagcaattctcctgtgtcagcctcccgagtagctggggttacaggtacctgccatcataccaggttaatttttgtatttttagtagagacggggtttcaccatgttggccagactggtcttgaactcctgatctcaggtgatctgcctgcttcagcctcccaaagcgctgggattacaggtgtgagccaccacgacccgctccctcttccctttcttcctgcctttgaCCTCGCTGCACCCTCAGCCTGGAGCATCCATCCCTCTTGGACTCCCCAGGCCCTGCTGGGCCTTCACATCCCAGACCTGAATTAGCTGTGGGACCTCGAGTGGACTActtacttctctgagcctcagtttacccaacTATGAACAGGGAATTGAGACCAGCTCCTCCTTATATCTCAGTACCCAAATCAAAAGTCCCCCctctagccaggcgtggtggtgtacgcctgtggtcccagctgctcgggaggctgagacaggaggctcGCTAGAGCTCGaaaggtggagattgtagtgagctgtgatgaagccactgcactccagcctgggtgacagggcggagaccctgtgtcaaaaaataaaaatacggccaggtgtggtggctcacacctgtaatcccagcactttgggaagccgaggcgggtgacTCACTTGAGTTGGGAGTtcggaccagcctgaccaacatggagaaaccctgtctctactaaaaatacaaaattaaccaggcgtggtggcacatacctataatcccatctactcaggaggctgaggcaggagaatcgcttgaacccgggaggcagaggttgcggtgagccgagatcgtgccgttgcactccagcctgggaacaacagcgaaaccctgtctcaaaaaaaaaattaaaaaaataaaataagtaaaataaaaagtcccTCCTCTTGAGAAGCCCTCCCTGTTTTTCAAGAAGGATCAAAGTGGGGGCCAGGAGAATGTGTCTGTATCTGACTGTGTGCCTCCACACtggggactcttttttttttttgaggcggagtctcgctctgtcgcccaggctggagagcagtggtgtgatctcggctcactgccagctccgcctcccgggtttgcgccattctcctgcctcagcctcccgagtagctaggactacaggtgcctgccaccacgcccggctaattttttgtattttttagtagagacggggtttcactgtgttagccaggatggtcttgatctcctgaccttgtgatctgcccgcctcagcctcccaaagtgctgggattacaggcgtgagccaccgcgcccggcccacactgGGGACTCTTTGGGGGCCATGACTGGGACCTCTTCAGATCCTTAACACTGGGTCCATGGCGGGGAATGTTTGCTGAATGTGTGAATGGTTTCTGCTTGGCAAACTCCTCTTCACCCTTTAGAACCCACCCCAGATGTCCCCTCTTCTGAGAAGCCCTCCAGGGATATGAAGGGCCTGTTGGGGTAACCTCTGCCTGAACAGCCCTTCACTGACCCCCGCCTCCCCGGCAGGATATGTTTGCCTTCATGGGCAGCCTGGATACCAAGGGTACCAGCTACAAGTATGAGGTGGCACTGGCTGGGCCAGCCCTGGAGTTGCACAACTGCATGGCGAAACTGTTGGCCCACCCCCTGCAGCGGCCTTGCCAGAGCCATGCTTCCTACAgcctgctggaggaggaggatgaagccATTGAGGTTGAGGCCACTGTCTGAACCATCCCTGTACATCTGCACCTTCTTGTGCAAGGAAGTCCTTGGCCTAAAGCCTTGGTTCTCAAACTGGGTTCCTTGGGACCTCCGGGGTGGGGGGGTTCCAGGAGGCACGTAGGGTACCTTGCAGGGTCCTAGGAGGGAAACCCAGGATTCCAGGAGGGATCCCAGGAACTGTGGGCACCCATTTTCTGTGTCTCCCAGCCCATTTCCACTCCTAGTTTGTCATGGATAATTTTTGTTCTTCCCTGTGTGATTTTtgccatcaaaataaaaatttgagactCGTTAACCGAAGTCCACGCCAATCACTTTGTGTTAATGGGGATCATCTTCATTGCAAGTGATGGAAAACTTAGCCACTGAGCAAAGGTGAGTGGCTGCTTTCTTGTAGATGAAAAAgccccgggatgtggaggttgcagcgagttgagattgcaccactgtactccagcctggtgatagagtgagagcttttctcaaataaaaaagaaaaattcaaaaataaaaaagatgaaaaagccAAGAGAACAGCTTCAGGCTTGGCTGTGTCCAGGTGCTAGGACAACATTGCCATTTGGGAGGGTACTACATGGTTGCTAGTCAATGTGCCCTGCTTACCCCCCAACCAATGGAAAGGTGTGTGATGGCTTCAACCACTCCCCAGACCCCAATCCAGGTCAAGGCAGAGTTCTCTCAGCATCTGGATATGATTGGACTCCCCCGGGGGGATACATGACCTTCAATTAAGAGCTAGTCATGTACCAGGGTTGTGTGATGTTCTGATGAGCCAGGCCTGGATCATACATCCCTAAGGGGGAGGTTTAAGAGCTCCATCAGCAGTACTGAGGCCATGataggagggttgcttgaggccaggagttcaagaccacgcTGGACAACATAGCAACATTTCCTGTCTCTACaggaaatgcaaaaattaagccaggctcggtggctcacgcctgtgattcccagctacttgagaggctgaagtgggaggatcacttgaacctaggaggtcgaggctgcagtgagctgtcatcgcgccactgcactctagcctgggtgacagagcaagaccctatctcaaaaataaacacaaacagctttattgagtgacTGCTTTTCCTCCCTATGAGCATTTTTTGGAACCTATCGTGTGTCAGGCCCTTGTGCCCAAGCCCCTGTTCAATCCCCGCATCAACCTCGTTAGGATTCTCACATTTTGCAGATGGGACACTAAGACTCTCAGAGGTCCAGCCCTCCAAAATACTGAAGTCCTAGTTCCGCTGGATTGAAAATGGGCAACGCAGAACGGGgactggaaattttttaaaaattgtttttaaagacggggtcttggccaggcgcagtggctcacggctgtaatctcagcactttgggaggccgaggtgggcggatcacaaggtcaggagttcgagaccagcctgaccaacatggtgaaaccccgtctttactaaaaataaaaaattaggcgtgatggtgcatgcctgtaatcccagctactggggaggctgaggcaggagaagctgttgaaccctggaggaggaggttgcagtgagctgagatcacaccactgcactccagcctgggcaacaagagcaaaactccgtctcaaaaataaataaataaataaaacaaagacaaggtctccgcctgtaatcctagcactttgggaggccgaggcgggcggatcacctgagatcaggagctcaagaccagcctggacaacatggtgaaaccccatctctactaaaaatacaaaaattagccgagagtggtggcacatgcctgtaatcccagctacttgggaggccgaggcagaatagcttgaacctgggaggcaaatgttgcagtgagcccagattgcgccactgcactccagcctgggcgacagggtaagatccggctcaaaaaaaaaaaaaaaaaaaaaaaaaaaaatagggcctcactccgttgcccaggctggtctcaaactcctgcactcactaaaagaaaagaaaagcaacaacaaactagtaggctcaaacgatcttctctcctcagcctcccaaagcactgtgcTTAAAGGCGTGAGCTGGGCCCTCGGCCTGGGGGTTGGAAATTGAAGcctctattttatgtatttatttattttctgagacagagttttgctctgttgcccaggctggagtgcagtggtgtgatcatggctcactgcatcctcgaacttccgggctcaagagattctaccaactcagcctcccaagtagctgggaccacaggtgcaagccacccacgcccggctagttttttgtatttttttgtagggactgGGTTTatccaagttgcccaggctggtctcgaaccccagagctcaagcaaccctcctgcctgggcctcccgaagtgctgggattacaggtgtgagccaccgtgcccggcctaagcCTCTCATAAGGCCGTGCTCCCTGCCAGAGGCCACCCTTGAAGAAGATTCCCTGAGACTTAATGACCTGGGGCACCCCGGACTTTCTTAATCGTAGCTCCACCCACTCGAGCCGGGTGCCTTCGCGTTTCCCGTTTTTAAATGAGATAGTGGCACACCCGGTGGCATCCTCCCACCCGGGCTCTTATCGGCGGTCCCAGACCCTGCTTGAGCGCCTCCGGGTGTCAAGGGCCCCTGAGGACACTAAAGCTCTCGAACCCCGATGTGGACCCCCGTGCGGCGCGGGGCAGCCTGGCTGGGAACCCTGCTCGGCCCTGGAGAGGGGCCCCCCGAGCCGAGGGGAGGAGCGGCGCATGCCCACAAGCCCCCCGCGGGAAGTAGGAAATCGACCGACCAGGCGGTGCGCTTCGGACCCAGCCAGGGCATGTGCTCGGAGGCCCGCCTGGCTCGCAGGTTGCGGGATGCGCTGCGGGAGGAGGAGCCGTGGTgagggcggggccgggggcgggcCAGGAGTGGGGGTCTTTGGCCGGGGTCCACTCTGACCGCGGTGTTTGCAGGGCAGTAGAGGAGCTGCTGCGCTGCGGCGCGGACCCTAATTTGGTGCTAGAGGACGGCGCAGCGGCTGTGCACTTGGCGGCCGGAGCCCGGCACCCGCGCGGCCTGCGTTGCCTCGGGGCCCTACTGCGCCAAGGCGGGGACCCCAACGCTCGGTAAGATAGAGCCTGGGTCCGGGGCGGGGTCTCCCCAAGCCGAAGTCTGGGAATCCGGGAAGGGGCGCCCCATCATCCCGGGCCAGGCCTCGGGGCTCGAGGGTGGGGTTTAGGGGATCTTGGGGAGGGAACTTGGGGGTCCAAGGGCAGGGGCTAGGGCTCGAGGGAGGCGCTGGGGTCCCAGACCGAGGGCGTGGAATGGGGCTGCGCTAGGACCAAAGTGGGGATCAAGGGTTCGGATATTGGAGTGGAGGCACCAGGGTCAGACGGCAGAGGTTTGGGTCCTGGCCTGAGGTCATAGCATCTAGGTTCCAAGGGCAGTGTACCAGGGTGGACGGCGGAGATCCGGGAGGCCGAGAACGAAGGCTCCAGGTCCCCAGAGCGGAGATCGGGGTTCCTGCCGGGAGGCTGAGTCCGCAATGACCCCTCTTGCGCTGCCGCCCCAGATCTGTCGAGGCACTGACGCCGCTGCATGTGGCCGCCGCGTGGGGCTGCCGCCGCGGCCTGGAGCTGCTGCTGAGCCAAGGAGCGGACCCGGCGCTGCGCGACCAGGTTGGGAGGCACTGCGCGGGCAAAGAAAGGCTGGGTGAGcccagagggagggaaggaaggtaaGAGGGCCTCGGGCGCCCCCTGCTGACCGCGCCCCTGTAGGACGGACTCCGGCCGCTGGACCTGGCCCTGCAGCAGGGACACCTGGAGTGCGCGCGAGTCCTGCAGGATCTCGACACGCGGACCAGGACCCGGACCCGGATCGGGGCAGAGACTCAGGAGCCCGAGCCTGCACCTGGCAGTGAGTAGGGCCTGCAGGGCTGCTGGGGCTTGACTTCTGGACCAGTCCCTGACATCCAGggtcttccccaccccacccattgGTTCTGACCGTCTCACATCCACTATTTGTGGCCAGCTCTTTCGGCCTCAGACACTCTGATCTCCTTTTTCTGTTTGATCCTATTCTCATCGCTGTCtcatccctcctcctctcctctctggccCCCACTCTCACCTGCAGCCCCAGGCCTCTCTGGACCTACCGATGAGACGCTGGACTCCATAGCACTCCAAAAGCAGCCATGCAGAGGTGACAACAGGGACATTGGCTTGGAGGCTGACCCAGGACCCCCCAGCCTCCCTGTTCCCCTTGAAACTGTGGACAAACATGGGAGCTCGGCGTCCCCTCCAgggcactgggattacagctcAGACGCCTCTTTCGTCACAGCGGTTGAGGTCTCTGGAGCTGAGGACCCAGCCTCGGACACTCCCCCCTGGGCTGGGTCATTGCCACCGACCAGGCAGGGACTTCTGCATGTTGTCCATGCCAACCAGAGGGTACCTAGGTCTCAGGGCACGGAGGCAGAACTGAATGCCCGTCTGCAGGCCCTGACTCTGACCCCACCAAATGCTGCTGGCTTCCAgtcctccccttcctccatgcCTCTCCTGGACAGGAGTCCAGCTCATAGCCCCCCACGGACACCAACCCCTGGAGCTTCTGACTGCCACTGCCTGTGGGAGCACCAGACATCCATTGATAGTGACATGGCCACGCTCTGGCTGACAGAGGATGAGGCAAGCTCTACAGGTGGCAGGGAACCTGTCGGCCCTTGCCGGCACCTGCCAGTCTCCACTGTGTCTGACTTGGAGTTGCTGAAGGGACTCCGAGCACTTGGTGAGAATCCTCACCCCATCACACCCTTCACCAGGCAGTTGTACCACCAGCAGCTGGAAGAAGCCCAGATTGCTCCTGGTTAGTCTTCCCAGGGCACATGGAGTCCAGGGAGCCTCCAGGAATCTCCCGGAGAACCCCAGCTCTCAGCCCCACTTTCCTCCCCATCTCAGAATcatcccttcctccatctcccttGACTTCCAGGCCCAGAGTTTTCAGGGCACAGCCTAGAACTGGCTGCAGCCCTGCGGACGGGCTGTATTCCAGATGTCCAGGCAGATGAAGACGCGCTGGCCCAGCAGTTTGAGCAGCCAgatcctgccaggaggtggcggGAGGGGGTCGTGAAGTCTAGCTTCACCTATCTGCTGCTGGACCCCAGGT
The DNA window shown above is from Homo sapiens chromosome 19, GRCh38.p14 Primary Assembly and carries:
- the BABAM1 gene encoding BRISC and BRCA1-A complex member 1 isoform 2 (isoform 2 is encoded by transcript variant 4) yields the protein MEVAEPSSPTEEEEEEEEHSAEPRPRTRSNPEGAEDRAVGAQASVGSRSEGEGEAASADDGSLNTSGAGPKSWQVPPPAPEVQIRTPRVNCPEKVIICLDLSEEMSLPKLESFNGQQKTELPVTENVQTIPPPYVVRTILVYSRPPCQPQFSLTEPMKKMFQCPYFFFDVVYIHNGTEEKEEEMSWKDMFAFMGSLDTKGTSYKYEVALAGPALELHNCMAKLLAHPLQRPCQSHASYSLLEEEDEAIEVEATV
- the ANKLE1 gene encoding ankyrin repeat and LEM domain-containing protein 1 isoform 1 (isoform 1 is encoded by transcript variant 1): MCSEARLARRLRDALREEEPWAVEELLRCGADPNLVLEDGAAAVHLAAGARHPRGLRCLGALLRQGGDPNARSVEALTPLHVAAAWGCRRGLELLLSQGADPALRDQDGLRPLDLALQQGHLECARVLQDLDTRTRTRTRIGAETQEPEPAPGTPGLSGPTDETLDSIALQKQPCRGDNRDIGLEADPGPPSLPVPLETVDKHGSSASPPGHWDYSSDASFVTAVEVSGAEDPASDTPPWAGSLPPTRQGLLHVVHANQRVPRSQGTEAELNARLQALTLTPPNAAGFQSSPSSMPLLDRSPAHSPPRTPTPGASDCHCLWEHQTSIDSDMATLWLTEDEASSTGGREPVGPCRHLPVSTVSDLELLKGLRALGENPHPITPFTRQLYHQQLEEAQIAPGPEFSGHSLELAAALRTGCIPDVQADEDALAQQFEQPDPARRWREGVVKSSFTYLLLDPRETQDLPARAFSLTPAERLQTFIRAIFYVGKGTRARPYVHLWEALGHHGRSRKQPHQACPKVRQILDIWASGCGVVSLHCFQHVVAVEAYTREACIVEALGIQTLTNQKQGHCYGVVAGWPPARRRRLGVHLLHRALLVFLAEGERQLHPQDIQARG
- the ANKLE1 gene encoding ankyrin repeat and LEM domain-containing protein 1 isoform 3 (isoform 3 is encoded by transcript variant 3), with translation MCSEARLARRLRDALREEEPWAVEELLRCGADPNLVLEDGAAAVHLAAGARHPRGLRCLGALLRQGGDPNARSVEALTPLHVAAAWGCRRGLELLLSQGADPALRDQDGLRPLDLALQQGHLECARVLQDLDTRTRTRTRIGAETQEPEPAPGTPGLSGPTDETLDSIALQKQPCRGDNRDIGLEADPGPPSLPVPLETVDKHGSSASPPGHWDYSSDASFVTAVEVSGAEDPASDTPPWAGSLPPTRQGLLHVVHANQRVPRSQGTEAELNARLQALTLTPPNAAGFQSSPSSMPLLDRSPAHSPPRTPTPGASDCHCLWEHQTSIDSDMATLWLTEDEASSTGGREPVGPCRHLPVSTVSDLELLKGLRALGPEFSGHSLELAAALRTGCIPDVQADEDALAQQFEQPDPARRWREGVVKSSFTYLLLDPRETQDLPARAFSLTPAERLQTFIRAIFYVGKGTRARPYVHLWEALGHHGRSRKQGSRRSPTRSKGTAMEWWQAGHLLVAGAWGCTCCTVPSLSSWLKASDSFIPRTSRPGAECWGVGHPAWGEMFECSSCPMLTAAPISGFRRGVCVCVCVCVCVCVCLCVCVCV
- the ANKLE1 gene encoding ankyrin repeat and LEM domain-containing protein 1 isoform 2 (isoform 2 is encoded by transcript variant 2); the encoded protein is MCSEARLARRAVEELLRCGADPNLVLEDGAAAVHLAAGARHPRGLRCLGALLRQGGDPNARSVEALTPLHVAAAWGCRRGLELLLSQGADPALRDQDGLRPLDLALQQGHLECARVLQDLDTRTRTRTRIGAETQEPEPAPGTPGLSGPTDETLDSIALQKQPCRGDNRDIGLEADPGPPSLPVPLETVDKHGSSASPPGHWDYSSDASFVTAVEVSGAEDPASDTPPWAGSLPPTRQGLLHVVHANQRVPRSQGTEAELNARLQALTLTPPNAAGFQSSPSSMPLLDRSPAHSPPRTPTPGASDCHCLWEHQTSIDSDMATLWLTEDEASSTGGREPVGPCRHLPVSTVSDLELLKGLRALGPEFSGHSLELAAALRTGCIPDVQADEDALAQQFEQPDPARRWREGVVKSSFTYLLLDPRETQDLPARAFSLTPAERLQTFIRAIFYVGKGTRARPYVHLWEALGHHGRSRKQPHQACPKVRQILDIWASGCGVVSLHCFQHVVAVEAYTREACIVEALGIQTLTNQKQGHCYGVVAGWPPARRRRLGVHLLHRALLVFLAEGERQLHPQDIQARG
- the ANKLE1 gene encoding ankyrin repeat and LEM domain-containing protein 1 isoform 4 (isoform 4 is encoded by transcript variant 4); this translates as MRCGRRSRVEELLRCGADPNLVLEDGAAAVHLAAGARHPRGLRCLGALLRQGGDPNARSVEALTPLHVAAAWGCRRGLELLLSQGADPALRDQDGLRPLDLALQQGHLECARVLQDLDTRTRTRTRIGAETQEPEPAPGTPGLSGPTDETLDSIALQKQPCRGDNRDIGLEADPGPPSLPVPLETVDKHGSSASPPGHWDYSSDASFVTAVEVSGAEDPASDTPPWAGSLPPTRQGLLHVVHANQRVPRSQGTEAELNARLQALTLTPPNAAGFQSSPSSMPLLDRSPAHSPPRTPTPGASDCHCLWEHQTSIDSDMATLWLTEDEASSTGGREPVGPCRHLPVSTVSDLELLKGLRALGPEFSGHSLELAAALRTGCIPDVQADEDALAQQFEQPDPARRWREGVVKSSFTYLLLDPRETQDLPARAFSLTPAERLQTFIRAIFYVGKGTRARPYVHLWEALGHHGRSRKQPHQACPKVRQILDIWASGCGVVSLHCFQHVVAVEAYTREACIVEALGIQTLTNQKQGHCYGVVAGWPPARRRRLGVHLLHRALLVFLAEGERQLHPQDIQARG